The Anaerolineales bacterium genome includes a region encoding these proteins:
- the gnd gene encoding decarboxylating 6-phosphogluconate dehydrogenase has product MDIAMIGLGKMGGNMMLRLLRGGHRVVAHARSADSVKAAEAQGAVGAYSLEDVVAKLTAPRAIWVMVPAGEATEKTLRSLSDLVAEGDVLIDGGNSNYKDTLARAEFLQAKGVDFVDVGTSGGVWGLTEGYSLMVGGKPEIAERLRPVFETLAPGPDRGWGRVGPHAAGHFVKMVHNGIEYGMMQSLAEGFEVMHSKEAFALNLHQIAEIWRYGSVVRSWLLDLAANALADDPSLAQIKGWVADSGEGRWTVAEAMELDVPAPVITLSLLMRFVSRQDESYAAKMLAALRNQFGGHEVKREEPGRATS; this is encoded by the coding sequence ATGGACATCGCAATGATCGGGCTGGGCAAGATGGGGGGCAACATGATGCTGCGCTTGTTGCGCGGCGGACACCGGGTGGTTGCTCACGCGCGTTCGGCGGACTCGGTCAAGGCGGCCGAGGCCCAAGGCGCTGTTGGGGCCTACTCGCTCGAGGATGTGGTTGCCAAGTTGACGGCGCCGCGTGCCATCTGGGTGATGGTGCCGGCAGGCGAAGCGACCGAGAAGACGCTGCGCAGCCTGTCCGATCTGGTGGCGGAAGGCGATGTGCTGATTGACGGCGGCAACAGCAACTACAAGGACACGCTTGCCCGCGCCGAGTTCCTGCAGGCCAAGGGGGTTGACTTTGTCGATGTTGGAACCAGCGGCGGCGTTTGGGGCCTGACGGAGGGTTACAGCCTGATGGTGGGCGGCAAGCCGGAGATCGCCGAACGCCTGCGGCCGGTGTTTGAGACGCTGGCCCCCGGCCCGGATCGCGGCTGGGGGCGGGTCGGCCCGCACGCTGCCGGGCACTTTGTCAAGATGGTCCACAACGGGATCGAATACGGCATGATGCAATCCTTGGCTGAGGGTTTCGAGGTGATGCACAGCAAGGAAGCCTTCGCTCTCAACCTACACCAGATTGCCGAGATCTGGCGGTATGGGAGCGTTGTCCGTTCGTGGTTGCTCGATCTGGCCGCCAACGCCTTGGCGGACGACCCTTCCCTGGCGCAGATCAAGGGGTGGGTTGCGGACAGCGGCGAGGGTCGATGGACCGTGGCCGAGGCGATGGAGCTGGACGTGCCCGCGCCGGTTATCACCCTTTCGCTCTTGATGCGCTTCGTCAGCCGACAAGACGAAAGCTACGCCGCCAAGATGCTTGCCGCCCTGCGCAACCAGTTCGGCGGGCACGAGGTCAAACGCGAAGAACCCGGTCGGGCCACGAGCTAA